The following nucleotide sequence is from Paenibacillus andongensis.
TTACCACCGAGATCTTGCAAATCCATCGCTAGGATCTTCCCAGGATAAGGTGCAGCAAAATTAACCTGTTCTTTCCCGTGTGAGCTGTGATTCGTAAAAACCGTCATGAACAAGCTTTCACCCGTTAATAATCGTTTACCAGCTCCAAGCAGTTTGCCCATGAACCCTTTATTATCACTGCTTCGATCTCCAAAGATAGTCTCCATCTGGATGTTTTGATCCATCATCATCATACTACCGGCTTCAGCTACCACACTTTCTCCCGGATCCAACTCGATTTCCACATACTGCATTTCATTTCCTAAAATACGATAGTCAATCTCATGTGCGTTCATTACTTTCTTACCTCCAATTTGTTTTCCATAAGGAATTTTTCTTTATTTGATTTACTGATTCTCTTAATGATGCACTAGTCTTTACTTCAATCACAACAGATAAGTCATATTTTTCAGCAAAAAGAAGTCGATCATTAATCGGAACATTACCGCTATAAAGGGGCTGATGGTCTGATTGATCATTGCAATCATGGAGATGCATATGCTTAATGCGATCAGAAAATTCGCGGAATACAACCTCTTCCTTGAAATTAACTTTAGCATCGTGCCCTACATCCCATGTAAGGTGAAAATTTTCGAACTTCGCTAACATTTCGAGCGCCCTGCTTATAAATGGAACATGAAAGTTACATGTATTCTCTATCGACAGAACAACATTTAGAGATTTAGCAAGCTGATAGAGTTTAGAATATGATTCAAAGAGTAATTTAATAAATTCTGATTCATATTGTTCATTAATCCACATTCGTTCGTGGGGCAGTGTAAAGTAAATGCCATTGTTTAAATGCATATTCAGGGTTTCAATTCCTGCCCTATTAGCCCATTCAATTGTTTCAATACATCTTTGTAAATGTCCTATTCTTATTGAAGGGTGAAACGATGATAAGTCAATTTCTTCTGGTAAATGAACAGTAAATTCAATGCCATATTCTTTCTTAATTCGCCTTATTTCCTGATGGCTTAAATTCTCTGGCAAACATATCGGAAGATTCATATTTAGTTCAATGAAATCAAGACTTAATTCTTTACATAGGTCAACATTCTGTTCAAGTGTTTTAAATTCTATTAAAGTTGGCATTCCTAGCTGCAATATAGACTACCTCCATATTAGGATGTCATATATTTTCTAAGATTTTGAATCACCATCAAAATTACTTTTTCCTTTCTGCATTGAACTCCTTTGCAATAACATATGAGTCGTCTAATAATAGTAATCTGAAATTAGAATGGGGTATCTTCTTCGGCAATATAGTTGTCTTTACTTCAGTATAAATCTCCTATTAATTTGTATATGTTTTTGGGTCTATTAGTAAAATAAAGTTCTTGCTGAGGTTGATTAAATTGCCAAAGTAAGATATGATCACTCGTTTCCTCAATACTTT
It contains:
- a CDS encoding sugar phosphate isomerase/epimerase family protein, which translates into the protein MQLGMPTLIEFKTLEQNVDLCKELSLDFIELNMNLPICLPENLSHQEIRRIKKEYGIEFTVHLPEEIDLSSFHPSIRIGHLQRCIETIEWANRAGIETLNMHLNNGIYFTLPHERMWINEQYESEFIKLLFESYSKLYQLAKSLNVVLSIENTCNFHVPFISRALEMLAKFENFHLTWDVGHDAKVNFKEEVVFREFSDRIKHMHLHDCNDQSDHQPLYSGNVPINDRLLFAEKYDLSVVIEVKTSASLRESVNQIKKNSLWKTNWR